In the Streptomyces cinnamoneus genome, CCAAGCCGATGTTCGCGAAGGCGATCTTCCCTGCGATCCGCTTGGCGTGCTGGAGCCCGTGAGTCGCGTTCGTCGGGACGGCGAGGACGAAGTTCTCGTCCGCGAACATGTCGACGATGTCACCGAAGTCGCGGCGCATGAGGGGCTCGCCACCGGACAGGAAGATCCGCTTGGTGCCCTTGAGGCTGTTGCGCATCGCCTCCAGTCGATCCAGCGACGGGTCGGGCATCTGGAGGATCTCGGAGCAGAAGCTGCAATCGAAGTCGCACCTCTTGGTGACCTGGACGATCACGGACAGCGGAGCGGTGGCCTTTCGGGCGAGCTCCGGGATGTCGGCGCCGGGCTCGACCGTGAAGTGGTGCCCGTGGGTGGCGAACGCGAGACCGTCACCCATCGCGAGGCCCCGGCGGGCGGGAATCGACGGGAGGCCGAGGTCAGTCATGTGTTTCCTTCCTGAGTGGGTGGTTCCTGCACCGTGTCCCGCTTGCGCCGTAGGCCGCGCGTTGCACGGTGAGCATGGATGGCGCTCAGCGAAGGGGCGGCCCCTGCATCCGGGGGGTGATGCGAGGGGCCGCCCGTCACGATCCCCGTCCGATCTGCCGTACCGGTGCCGGCAGTTCGGGGTGTCGTCGGAGATCGTGAGATTCGGGTGGTCAGCTGGCGTAAAGCGCAGGTCTTGAGACCTGGCTTGTTCGGCCGAGGTGGGCATAGACGACCTTGCCGAACGGGTCGAGCTCGACTCCCCAGCGCCCCTGGGTGAGCTTGTGCACCAAGGGCAGCCCGCGCGAGGACTCGTCGGCTTCGCCAGCAAGGATCATGACGGGCAAGCTGCGCGAGCCATCTCGAACAGCAACCTGTACAACTCGTGCACTGATCTGATGCACCGATACACGCATGAGTGTGAGGCCGCCCGTGTGCAGCGCGTTTGTCACCAGTTCCGCACTCACCGTCGCGGCGGAATCGGCCAGTTCATCCAAGCCCCAGTCCCGAAGGGTGGCCCGGACGAGCTGCCGCGCGAGGTCAACGGACTCGGCGCGGTACGGGTACTCCTCTACGACGGGACTGGGTCGCAGGGGGGCCGCAGGCTCGGCGGCAGGGGCTATCGGTGCCAGCGTCAACGTCCCCGCCCCCTACGCCGGTCTGAGTGGATACGCGCGCAGCCCGTCGATCACGCGCCGTAGGAGGTCCTCGGAGACGCCGCCGGCGCGCTGGCGATTGCGGATCTCCTCAAGCGAGAGCGCCCGCTTTCGGGCCTCCAGCGGCGTGGATTCCACTTCGGGGAGCTGCTGCAAGAGCAACTCCGCGCCGTCGAGGACGTATCGCAGCAGTTGGTTCGGCGTAAGGCGCAGAAGGAGGGGCTCCATGGGAGCGGTCTGCCCGTCGAGCTGGATCGGCCCGAGCCTCAGCTCGACCGAAGCCTTGGGGTTGGCGTGATCCGCCAGCTCCTCAGGAGGCAACTGCCGCAGCCGTAACTTCCCTTTGCTGGGCGCCTCTTGCGTCATCCTCCCCCTCCTTCAGCGTGAAGCAAATGATCTTCGCTTGGCGTGACGTGTCGTCCTCGACGTGCCAGTGGTCGGCCAGGACGTCTAGGAGCAGGAGCCCCCGTCCACCGGACGCGTCCAGATCCACGTCGCGGGGCGTCGGGTGTTCCGGCGATTCGTCCCTGACCTCGAACCAGGCGGGCCTGCCCCAGAGCGCCACGCAGGTCACCTGGCAGGGTGACTTCGCGTGGACCAGCGCGTTCGTGACCACCTCGCTGATCAGCAGCTCGGCTGTGTCCGAGTCCTGCCCGATCTCGTTGCAGAACCGGCGGACAAACCGCCTGGCGGCTCCAACGGAGAGGGGGTCGGCCGGGAACTTCTTGGACTGAACCAGTCGAGCTAGATCAGTTAGGTGCACGTGCTCGCGGTGCTCTGACACAGCCCCTCCAAGTTCGGTCGGAGGGGGCATGCGTCGAGGCGGACGCACTACACTCCGCCACTGAGTGGACGCGTTTGGTGCTCTAAGAGTCTGGCTTCGCGCGAACTTCGCGCGCAAGCCCTTCGCGCGAATCCCTTGAAAAATCACTCCCCAGAGTCATGTGCCACGGCTGGGGGCGATACCCTGCACCCAGGACAACTGAAGGCCCCTGGGAGGAGAAGCGTGTCCGTCAACCCGCAGGCGTCCCGCTCCCGCCGGGCCTTCGGCCGGCAGCTGCAAGATCTTCGCGAACAGGCCAAGCCCCGCGTCACTCAGAAGATGGCGGGAGAGGCCATCGGGAAGAGCCGGGATCTCGTGTCTTTTATCGAGCGCGGCGGGCAGTGGCCAACGGAAGCGCAACTCTCCACACTGCTCGATCTGTACGGTGTCGACGACGCAACCCGTGCGCTGGTGGAGGCTCTGTACCAGGCCGCCCAGGAGACCGTCGAGGTCTGGTGGTCCCAGTACCCCGATCTGCCGAAGGACCTTGTCAAGCTGATCGAGCTTGAAGACGTGGCGGAGAAGATCTGGATCTACGGAGGGGGCACCCTTCCAGGGCTGCTTCAGATCCCGGAATACATCGCCGCCCTGTTCCGATTTGAGTCCTTGGAGTACGGCGGAGCTCAGATAGGGATGCTGGCGGAGGTTCGCCGCCTTCGGAGTGGGGTCCTTACCCGGCACCGCCCCCTCATCCTGGACACGCTCTTGGCGGAGGGCGTTCTCTGGGAGAACACGGGCGGTCGTGACGTGATGCGACGACAGCTCGAACACCTGCTCACGATGGCTCGCCGCCCCAACGTCACGATCCGGATCATTCCCCGGGAGGCTGAGGTCGCAGCAAGCGCCACTCCCCCGTTCACCTTGTTCGACTTCCACAGTGATCCCAGCA is a window encoding:
- a CDS encoding helix-turn-helix domain-containing protein codes for the protein MSVNPQASRSRRAFGRQLQDLREQAKPRVTQKMAGEAIGKSRDLVSFIERGGQWPTEAQLSTLLDLYGVDDATRALVEALYQAAQETVEVWWSQYPDLPKDLVKLIELEDVAEKIWIYGGGTLPGLLQIPEYIAALFRFESLEYGGAQIGMLAEVRRLRSGVLTRHRPLILDTLLAEGVLWENTGGRDVMRRQLEHLLTMARRPNVTIRIIPREAEVAASATPPFTLFDFHSDPSMRQADLAGGMAFTEDVKTVRYARRLYEYLAGFAATPEDSMQLIENVIKDK
- a CDS encoding ATP-binding protein encodes the protein MDELADSAATVSAELVTNALHTGGLTLMRVSVHQISARVVQVAVRDGSRSLPVMILAGEADESSRGLPLVHKLTQGRWGVELDPFGKVVYAHLGRTSQVSRPALYAS
- a CDS encoding ATP-binding protein, whose product is MSEHREHVHLTDLARLVQSKKFPADPLSVGAARRFVRRFCNEIGQDSDTAELLISEVVTNALVHAKSPCQVTCVALWGRPAWFEVRDESPEHPTPRDVDLDASGGRGLLLLDVLADHWHVEDDTSRQAKIICFTLKEGEDDARGAQQREVTAAAVAS